A portion of the uncultured Draconibacterium sp. genome contains these proteins:
- a CDS encoding DUF1896 family protein, which translates to MKTIPTGLSWFKLSLLHFLYESHPELTDDNDLLNTRSDLAAECYSQAVKNGHNHQEAEELAHKELYKGLHFSKHDTLVTIIWNEFPGIIPLEEAKEFAVRFLPEAVPVFEKYRLNDEFAFSSEFNDLYTELTGAIEIWLEEHEL; encoded by the coding sequence ATGAAAACAATACCAACAGGACTCTCGTGGTTTAAGTTGTCTTTACTTCACTTTTTATACGAAAGTCATCCCGAGTTAACTGATGATAACGACCTTCTGAATACCCGAAGCGATCTTGCTGCAGAATGCTACTCGCAAGCTGTTAAAAACGGGCACAATCATCAGGAAGCAGAAGAACTGGCGCATAAAGAGTTGTACAAAGGGCTTCACTTTTCAAAACACGATACCCTTGTAACCATTATTTGGAATGAGTTCCCGGGAATAATCCCATTGGAAGAAGCCAAAGAGTTTGCCGTTCGGTTTTTGCCGGAAGCAGTTCCGGTTTTTGAAAAATACAGGCTAAATGATGAGTTTGCTTTTAGCTCTGAGTTCAACGATTTGTACACGGAGCTAACCGGAGCTATCGAAATCTGGCTGGAAGAACATGAGCTTTAA
- a CDS encoding PAS domain S-box protein → MDSQSKFNTKFLQKPITYFSVLSFCFILSILSISIVIFVIEKNVSVKSLQDTETKKLNLQINEIINDFSFISRDVLLLSDMVASVESYGCENDITFDILKLNFRQYIYHKGLYDQIRFIDKNGKEKLRINYNNGEPEIVADSILQDKSDRYYFQEVKKLAKGELYFSKFDLNIENKKIEIPYKPVLRIGTRVFNCDDEFCGVILTNYLGNDLIERIKALNVNSISRIHVLEPNGYFLISPNQEDNWGFLFETRKDKKYTNYYPEAWKRISNDEEGQFLTPAGLFTFKTLTFKQIASNASYENLKYYATDEYWKIVSFVSNSKIETLNKEIQSRFYLPVGILIILSFLIAYIVTKYRTNARKAKKTIIDKNIFLYDVINSISEPFYVIGPANNNIYMANIIANKYEIYEGGSFSQNTLFSTNKDKIDELRNRIIANRVSQTVEVKTIDENLTKRYYKISGYPILNENKDTEQIIEIIKDITEEKVQDQKFKDLLASAPDGMIITNTDGEIEMVNHNAEKMFQYEAQELIGKKIEILIPGNSRNHAQLRSNYVKKPTVREMGEGKEFTGLKRTNEQFPVTVSLSPIMTNAGVLISSAIRDISEKKITEQKIKESEQKFKALFDNQSQFIGLLKPDGAIIEINKTTLTLTQTSIDDLKNKKFWDGPWWGADKRKQKIKQAVEVAAKGKFIRFEIEGDTANNNRVTIDLSLQPVFDEQGKVTFIIPEGRDITEKILFEKTLKERERRWYLFIKQAPNAVAMFDREIKYLAASDQWYIDYHIVGKDIIGKSHYEIFPEINEGKQEWKKHHQRCLNGETLKRAEEKFVRADGSENWIRWEIHPWYTEMNKIGGIIMFTEEITEKKRIEHEIIKLNEGLEEKVKERTLELEEANKIILVSKEEAEKASKIKSEFLANMSHEIRTPMNAVIGFSELLSKKVTNPVHKEFVDSIKSSGKTLLRIINDILDLSKLEAGKLTIQPGPVNVKLLADEIQTLFDIRAKERNLELIVEVSKNIPEYLVLDELRTKQVLINLISNAIKFTPEGYVKLLITTDNIRKNDADINISVEDSGIGISPEDQLKIFQAFQQKEGQLTKEYGGTGLGLAISSQIVNLLKSKIKIESQLNEGSCFYFTLKNVVISKELPQKENRTALKIDEIKFKGSKVLVVDDIERNRTLIKSFLIDSNLKIFEAKNGLEGIQKSIEVEPNLILMDIKMPEIDGNEAIARLRKMSQFRETPIIAVTASVHIKNTENKFDDVLYKPIDSDKLLFVLIKYLPYKKNKLQTTAKENLEPVLFNAAKLENNQLLDFKSEFKNTVEVLRNRKSHKATSALSKKLISFGIQQGLESFSITGEKLSIAIKSFNVSSIEQITNSFIDFYDEILKTS, encoded by the coding sequence ATGGATAGTCAATCAAAATTTAATACGAAATTTTTACAAAAACCGATTACCTACTTTTCTGTACTTTCTTTTTGTTTCATTTTATCCATTTTATCAATATCCATAGTTATTTTTGTTATTGAAAAGAACGTGAGCGTCAAAAGTTTACAAGATACCGAAACAAAAAAACTCAATTTACAAATCAACGAAATTATAAACGATTTTTCATTTATTTCAAGAGATGTGCTCCTATTAAGTGATATGGTTGCATCGGTTGAAAGCTATGGATGTGAGAACGACATTACTTTCGATATTTTAAAACTTAATTTTCGTCAATACATTTATCATAAAGGCTTGTACGACCAAATCAGGTTTATTGATAAAAATGGAAAAGAAAAGTTAAGGATAAATTATAATAATGGGGAGCCTGAAATTGTAGCCGATAGTATTCTTCAGGATAAATCGGATAGATACTATTTTCAAGAAGTAAAAAAATTAGCAAAAGGTGAATTGTATTTCTCAAAATTTGATTTAAATATTGAAAACAAGAAAATAGAAATTCCTTATAAACCAGTATTAAGGATCGGGACAAGGGTTTTTAACTGTGATGATGAATTTTGTGGCGTTATACTCACCAATTATTTAGGGAACGATTTAATTGAAAGAATAAAAGCATTAAATGTTAATAGTATTAGTCGGATCCACGTATTGGAACCCAATGGGTACTTTTTAATCTCACCCAATCAGGAAGATAACTGGGGTTTTTTGTTCGAAACCAGAAAAGATAAAAAATACACCAATTATTACCCTGAAGCCTGGAAACGTATCTCAAATGACGAGGAAGGGCAGTTTTTAACACCAGCAGGGTTGTTTACATTTAAAACACTAACATTTAAACAAATAGCCTCAAATGCCAGTTACGAAAATCTGAAATATTATGCGACCGATGAATATTGGAAAATTGTATCCTTTGTATCAAATTCTAAAATAGAAACACTAAACAAAGAGATTCAATCCAGATTCTACCTTCCTGTTGGAATACTCATAATCCTTTCTTTTTTAATCGCATATATTGTAACGAAATATAGAACGAATGCAAGAAAAGCAAAGAAAACAATCATTGATAAGAATATATTCTTATACGATGTCATCAATTCAATTTCCGAACCTTTTTATGTTATAGGACCCGCAAACAACAACATTTATATGGCAAATATAATTGCCAATAAATACGAAATCTATGAAGGAGGAAGTTTTAGCCAAAACACCTTATTTTCAACGAACAAAGATAAAATTGATGAATTAAGAAATAGAATTATTGCTAACAGAGTAAGTCAAACTGTTGAAGTAAAAACAATAGATGAAAATCTTACAAAACGTTACTACAAAATAAGCGGATATCCAATTTTGAATGAAAACAAAGACACGGAACAAATCATCGAAATCATCAAAGATATTACCGAAGAAAAAGTACAGGATCAAAAGTTCAAAGATTTATTAGCCTCTGCTCCTGATGGAATGATAATTACCAATACCGATGGTGAGATTGAAATGGTGAATCATAATGCCGAAAAAATGTTTCAATATGAAGCACAAGAACTGATTGGCAAAAAAATTGAAATTCTCATACCGGGTAACTCTCGAAATCATGCACAATTAAGAAGTAACTACGTCAAAAAACCAACTGTTCGGGAAATGGGAGAGGGAAAAGAATTTACAGGTTTAAAAAGAACCAATGAGCAATTCCCTGTTACAGTAAGTCTTAGCCCGATTATGACCAATGCCGGAGTTTTGATCTCATCTGCCATTCGCGATATTAGTGAAAAGAAAATTACAGAACAAAAGATCAAAGAAAGCGAACAAAAGTTTAAAGCTTTATTCGATAATCAATCGCAGTTTATTGGTTTACTAAAACCTGATGGTGCTATTATCGAAATTAATAAGACTACCTTGACACTTACCCAAACTTCAATTGACGATTTGAAAAACAAAAAGTTTTGGGATGGCCCTTGGTGGGGGGCAGATAAGCGAAAACAAAAGATCAAACAAGCTGTTGAAGTTGCGGCTAAAGGGAAATTTATTAGGTTTGAAATTGAAGGCGACACAGCAAACAATAACCGAGTCACCATAGATTTGTCACTTCAGCCTGTATTTGATGAGCAAGGAAAAGTGACATTTATTATACCGGAAGGTCGAGATATTACAGAAAAAATATTATTTGAAAAGACGTTAAAAGAACGGGAACGGCGGTGGTATTTATTTATAAAACAAGCGCCAAATGCCGTTGCTATGTTCGATAGAGAAATAAAGTATCTGGCAGCCAGCGATCAATGGTACATCGACTATCATATTGTTGGGAAAGATATTATTGGTAAAAGCCATTACGAAATATTTCCGGAGATTAATGAAGGGAAACAGGAATGGAAAAAACACCATCAGCGTTGCTTAAATGGTGAAACCTTGAAAAGGGCAGAAGAAAAATTTGTAAGAGCAGATGGTTCAGAGAATTGGATTCGTTGGGAAATACACCCATGGTACACTGAAATGAATAAAATTGGCGGCATAATAATGTTTACCGAGGAAATAACTGAAAAGAAAAGAATAGAACATGAAATAATAAAATTGAATGAAGGGCTGGAAGAAAAAGTAAAAGAAAGAACTTTAGAACTAGAGGAGGCTAATAAAATCATTTTGGTAAGCAAAGAGGAGGCGGAAAAAGCTTCAAAAATTAAATCGGAATTCCTTGCTAATATGAGTCACGAAATCCGTACTCCAATGAATGCTGTGATTGGCTTTTCTGAGTTATTAAGTAAAAAAGTGACAAATCCAGTTCATAAAGAATTTGTTGACTCCATAAAGTCAAGTGGTAAAACACTATTAAGAATAATTAATGATATTCTCGACTTATCAAAGCTGGAAGCCGGAAAACTTACGATTCAACCCGGACCTGTAAACGTAAAGTTACTGGCTGATGAAATTCAAACACTGTTTGATATTCGGGCAAAAGAAAGAAACCTTGAATTAATTGTTGAAGTTTCTAAAAATATACCAGAATATCTCGTTCTTGACGAATTGCGAACCAAACAGGTACTGATCAATTTAATTAGTAATGCTATTAAATTTACCCCCGAAGGGTATGTAAAACTATTAATTACTACCGACAATATTAGAAAAAATGATGCCGATATCAATATCTCCGTTGAAGACTCAGGTATTGGTATAAGCCCTGAAGATCAGCTTAAAATCTTTCAGGCTTTTCAACAGAAAGAAGGGCAATTAACAAAAGAATATGGAGGGACGGGTTTAGGATTGGCTATATCCAGTCAAATTGTTAATCTGCTAAAAAGTAAAATAAAAATTGAAAGTCAACTAAATGAGGGATCTTGTTTTTATTTTACATTGAAAAACGTTGTAATAAGCAAAGAATTGCCACAAAAGGAGAATAGAACAGCTCTAAAAATTGATGAAATCAAATTTAAAGGATCAAAGGTGTTGGTGGTTGATGACATTGAAAGAAACAGAACTTTGATCAAAAGCTTTTTGATAGATAGTAATCTGAAAATTTTTGAAGCAAAGAATGGTTTAGAGGGGATACAAAAGAGTATTGAAGTTGAACCAAACCTAATACTAATGGATATAAAAATGCCTGAGATAGATGGTAATGAAGCCATTGCTCGGTTGCGTAAAATGTCACAATTTAGAGAAACTCCAATAATTGCGGTTACCGCATCGGTGCATATAAAAAATACAGAAAACAAGTTTGATGATGTGCTTTACAAGCCAATAGACTCTGACAAATTATTATTCGTGTTAATTAAGTATTTGCCCTACAAAAAAAACAAACTACAAACGACAGCTAAAGAAAATTTGGAACCAGTTCTGTTTAATGCTGCCAAACTGGAAAATAATCAACTGCTTGATTTTAAATCTGAATTTAAGAATACAGTTGAAGTATTAAGAAATAGAAAATCACACAAAGCAACAAGTGCGCTAAGCAAAAAACTTATTTCTTTTGGCATACAACAGGGCTTGGAATCATTTAGTATAACTGGCGAAAAACTTTCAATAGCAATAAAATCATTTAATGTTTCTTCTATTGAACAGATTACAAACAGTTTTATTGACTTCTATGATGAAATTCTGAAAACTTCCTGA
- the traN gene encoding conjugative transposon protein TraN, whose protein sequence is MKQILFAIILLSNFSLFAQNQYTKVIPKDRVISSYNIEVTYNKTVHILFPAAISYIDLGSSNIIAGKADGAENVVRVKASVKDFTEETNFSVITDEGSFYSFIVNYAENPAKLNIEMKDFLHEYKLGNQPDNSVEIQLAELGNKTPQNIQLAMEKIYGIRKKQIKNINSNQFGIGFALTGLYSQNGMIYFRTELENCSDIPFEIDFLTFKVVDKKVAKRTAIQETVIKPVRAFNNLTSIDGNSHETTVFVFVSFTIPDKKELVVELFEKNGGRHQRFIVKNKDLVKAKNVGKI, encoded by the coding sequence ATGAAACAAATATTATTCGCGATAATACTACTTAGCAACTTTTCACTTTTTGCTCAAAACCAGTACACCAAAGTCATTCCCAAAGACAGGGTAATTTCATCCTACAATATTGAAGTAACCTACAATAAAACTGTCCATATTCTATTCCCGGCAGCTATAAGCTATATCGATCTTGGTTCTTCAAATATCATAGCGGGGAAAGCCGATGGTGCAGAAAATGTGGTCCGGGTAAAAGCTTCAGTAAAGGATTTTACAGAAGAAACCAACTTTTCGGTAATAACCGACGAGGGCAGTTTTTATTCGTTTATTGTCAACTATGCCGAAAATCCTGCAAAGTTGAATATCGAAATGAAAGATTTCCTGCATGAATACAAATTAGGAAACCAGCCGGACAATTCGGTGGAAATCCAACTCGCTGAGCTTGGAAACAAAACACCACAGAACATTCAATTAGCTATGGAGAAAATTTACGGGATCAGGAAGAAACAGATCAAAAATATCAATAGCAATCAGTTTGGAATTGGGTTTGCATTAACCGGCCTGTACAGTCAGAATGGTATGATTTACTTTCGCACCGAGTTGGAAAATTGTTCTGACATTCCATTTGAAATTGATTTTCTAACGTTCAAAGTAGTGGACAAGAAGGTAGCTAAAAGAACAGCCATTCAGGAGACGGTTATAAAGCCGGTTCGTGCTTTTAATAACCTGACTTCTATTGATGGCAATTCTCACGAAACAACTGTTTTTGTTTTCGTATCATTTACGATACCAGACAAAAAGGAATTAGTAGTTGAGCTATTTGAAAAGAATGGGGGGAGACACCAGCGTTTTATTGTAAAGAACAAGGATCTGGTAAAAGCGAAAAATGTTGGGAAAATATAA
- a CDS encoding ATP-binding protein, with product MTKDELIEQLASLEWEDFEAKAAKSELPKSIWETVSAFSNTSGGWIVLGVKEKGNSFEITGVKNGEKLEQDFINTLRGTKFNVFISTKQELYQFDDKIVLAFYVPVHKNKPVYFNHQGNTFIRRGSADQRASQEEIDSMLRDRAFGSKTAETAPETNRDSLSNTSLNRYRDYMARFNPNASYTRFDEDEFLNKLRIMENGKCTFAGLLMFGKRDAIEKHFPDFRIDLVEIPGTSYADAKHTYTFRMEEQENLWEYYFECFHRLK from the coding sequence ATGACCAAAGATGAATTAATTGAACAACTTGCTTCCCTGGAATGGGAAGATTTTGAGGCGAAAGCCGCCAAAAGTGAATTACCAAAATCTATTTGGGAGACGGTATCGGCATTTTCAAATACCAGTGGCGGTTGGATTGTTTTAGGCGTAAAAGAAAAAGGCAATAGCTTTGAAATTACCGGCGTTAAAAATGGAGAAAAACTGGAGCAGGATTTTATTAATACGCTGCGAGGAACCAAGTTCAATGTTTTTATAAGCACAAAACAGGAGTTATACCAATTCGATGATAAAATAGTTTTGGCATTTTATGTACCTGTTCACAAAAACAAACCCGTCTATTTTAATCATCAGGGCAATACCTTTATCCGCCGTGGAAGTGCCGATCAAAGAGCATCGCAGGAAGAAATAGACAGCATGTTACGCGACAGAGCCTTTGGATCAAAAACAGCAGAAACAGCACCGGAAACAAATCGCGACAGTTTGAGTAATACCTCATTAAACAGGTATCGCGATTATATGGCACGATTTAATCCAAATGCGAGCTACACCCGTTTTGACGAAGATGAGTTCTTGAATAAGCTTCGCATTATGGAAAATGGGAAATGTACTTTTGCCGGATTGCTAATGTTTGGCAAACGTGACGCAATAGAAAAACATTTTCCCGATTTCCGCATCGATTTAGTTGAAATCCCGGGAACCTCTTACGCTGATGCCAAACATACTTATACTTTTCGAATGGAAGAACAAGAGAACCTTTGGGAATATTACTTTGAATGTTTTCATCGCTTAAAATAA
- a CDS encoding response regulator, with translation MKNSKIFIVDDNEKNIQVLANTLSDLYEIEYTTDGYDAISWIKAEKFDLILLDVMMPKINGFQVCEAIRKEKSFNDIPIIFLTAKTDIESIVNGFRVGGQDYITKPFNDEELKARVKTHLELKKSKEKLTNVNKWLQIEVDLKTKELSEAYNELKQLDTAKSEFLNLVSHELRTPLNGIIGFTDILKSLIDSEDLLEYIDLLEFSSNRLLRFAHTATLITSLRAKKYKFSPEKLNVVSIISEAEAFSSEIFKNKSIRLEFKKLTSKTDIIADHNLLLDGFKCIIENALNYSPANSIIEITINNDYENLIVSIEDHGPGFSEQALHNIFKPFGYGQQHIDQNIGLSLYLVKLILDAHQSKISAENSDQGGAIVTMYFPTK, from the coding sequence ATGAAAAATAGTAAAATCTTTATTGTAGATGATAATGAAAAAAATATTCAGGTTCTGGCCAATACATTATCAGACTTATATGAAATAGAATACACCACAGATGGATACGATGCAATAAGCTGGATTAAGGCTGAAAAGTTTGATTTAATACTTTTGGATGTTATGATGCCTAAAATAAATGGTTTTCAGGTTTGTGAAGCGATCCGAAAAGAAAAAAGTTTTAATGACATTCCGATTATATTTCTAACCGCCAAAACCGATATTGAAAGTATTGTAAATGGTTTTAGAGTCGGAGGACAAGACTATATTACAAAACCTTTTAATGATGAAGAACTAAAAGCAAGGGTTAAAACGCATCTTGAACTTAAAAAAAGCAAGGAGAAACTTACAAATGTAAATAAATGGCTACAAATAGAAGTAGATTTAAAAACAAAAGAATTAAGTGAAGCATACAACGAACTAAAGCAACTAGACACGGCAAAAAGTGAATTTTTAAATTTAGTAAGCCATGAGTTACGCACTCCATTAAATGGAATAATTGGATTTACAGATATTTTAAAAAGCTTAATTGATTCTGAGGACTTACTAGAATATATCGATTTATTAGAATTCTCATCAAACAGACTACTCCGTTTTGCGCATACAGCAACACTTATAACCTCATTAAGGGCAAAAAAATACAAATTTTCTCCTGAAAAACTAAACGTAGTCAGCATTATTAGTGAGGCTGAAGCATTCTCTAGTGAAATATTCAAAAATAAGTCAATTCGTTTAGAATTTAAAAAACTGACATCCAAAACAGACATTATAGCGGATCACAACTTGTTGTTAGATGGATTTAAATGTATAATTGAAAATGCACTTAATTATTCACCTGCTAACTCGATAATAGAAATAACAATTAATAATGATTATGAAAATTTGATAGTATCAATAGAAGACCATGGTCCGGGATTTAGTGAACAAGCACTTCACAACATTTTTAAACCCTTTGGTTATGGACAGCAACATATCGACCAAAATATTGGATTGAGCTTATATCTGGTTAAACTTATTTTGGATGCCCATCAGTCTAAAATTTCTGCAGAGAATTCGGATCAGGGAGGAGCTATTGTTACAATGTATTTTCCGACAAAGTAA
- a CDS encoding JAB domain-containing protein, producing MKIDYFKVSEIKVSYTDKVKASERPQIGASKDAAHIFKYIFKDCIQHHEEFYVMLLNRGNKVLGVSCISKGGISGTVVDVKIILQLALKANASSLIVSHNHPSGNLTASAADVKITEKLKNACQLIDLSLLDHLIVTDESYLSFADDGLL from the coding sequence ATGAAAATTGATTATTTCAAAGTTTCCGAGATTAAAGTGTCTTATACTGACAAAGTAAAAGCATCAGAAAGACCTCAAATTGGCGCATCAAAAGATGCGGCTCATATTTTCAAATACATTTTTAAAGATTGTATTCAGCACCATGAAGAGTTTTATGTAATGCTGTTAAATCGTGGCAATAAAGTTCTTGGAGTATCCTGTATTTCAAAAGGTGGAATTTCCGGGACTGTTGTCGATGTAAAAATAATTCTGCAACTGGCTTTAAAAGCAAACGCATCTTCATTGATTGTTTCTCATAATCACCCCAGCGGAAACCTTACCGCCAGCGCGGCTGATGTAAAAATTACAGAAAAACTGAAAAACGCATGTCAGCTTATTGATCTAAGTCTTTTGGACCATCTGATCGTTACAGATGAAAGCTATCTGAGTTTTGCTGATGATGGATTGTTATAA
- a CDS encoding ATP-binding protein translates to MLMHTDYFSPACPRVRIFTNHIEFYNPGGLPKPFEELKGKDISLPRNPIMAKLFRMVKLAENIGFGLDKIDTNWKAYNSTVPDYQIEFDSVVVDFKMEADERVEQVSGKTSGKMSGKTSGKILELVKENKYISIPEMAEIIGVSERSIERNIENLKKDGFLSRIGPAKGGYWKATE, encoded by the coding sequence ATGCTAATGCACACCGACTACTTCTCGCCTGCTTGTCCTCGTGTACGCATTTTCACAAATCACATTGAGTTTTATAATCCGGGCGGACTCCCAAAACCCTTTGAGGAACTTAAAGGGAAAGATATTTCTCTCCCCCGAAATCCGATCATGGCCAAGCTTTTTCGCATGGTGAAACTGGCCGAGAATATAGGTTTTGGACTGGATAAAATTGATACGAACTGGAAAGCATACAATTCCACAGTACCGGATTATCAGATTGAATTTGATTCGGTTGTTGTCGATTTTAAAATGGAGGCCGATGAGCGTGTTGAACAAGTGTCGGGGAAAACGTCGGGAAAAATGTCGGGGAAAACGTCGGGGAAAATTCTGGAGCTTGTCAAAGAGAACAAATACATCTCCATTCCTGAAATGGCTGAAATCATTGGTGTGTCGGAGCGTTCCATTGAAAGAAACATTGAAAATCTGAAGAAAGATGGATTTTTATCACGAATTGGTCCGGCAAAGGGTGGGTATTGGAAAGCAACGGAGTGA
- a CDS encoding DUF3945 domain-containing protein: MEQKNNDQEILLVKEKNENKLKAVSGFDEKGKLKTQAPKQANAGSFLKIDRHSNPLENFFTNFNRQYKNPTDFQFFKVPANLVEKTATVLEKMLKKPDTPSNKEMLEKHEVIPDDFSKEQTQDKRPNLIDENKVDWSQLEMLGVSKDFLKNTKNLEPMLNYQKSPGLIPITIKTDNLNIRTDARLAFRQDENGDFKLAVHAVRNNPELDRPYFGVTLTDEDKQNLMKTGNAGRIIHPQYKEGEPTPVFLSIDKLTNELVAARADKIKIPDEIKGVQLDENQKKELAEGRSIYVGGMTARSGKEFNAHLQIDADKRGIGFRFDNQQKQEQNQNEQKQVRIPNSLLGKELTEDQQQKLEKRETIYVAGMKDKKGEEFNAYIKVNDEKGKLDFYKWNPDKAQTKGAEVIPDNKSKTQVAVNSEGKTNEATKDVKEPLKKDQVNPSDRQQTTKRNRVKSHSM; this comes from the coding sequence ATGGAACAAAAAAACAATGACCAGGAAATATTACTGGTTAAAGAGAAAAACGAAAACAAACTAAAAGCCGTAAGTGGTTTTGATGAAAAGGGAAAGCTAAAAACACAGGCTCCCAAACAAGCCAATGCAGGTAGTTTCCTGAAAATCGACCGGCACAGCAATCCGCTGGAGAACTTCTTCACCAATTTCAATCGACAGTATAAAAATCCCACCGATTTTCAGTTTTTCAAAGTACCGGCCAACCTGGTGGAGAAGACAGCAACCGTTCTGGAAAAGATGTTAAAGAAACCGGATACCCCGTCCAACAAAGAAATGCTGGAAAAGCACGAGGTAATACCCGATGATTTTTCGAAAGAACAAACACAGGACAAACGTCCCAATCTGATAGATGAGAACAAAGTTGACTGGTCGCAATTGGAAATGTTGGGTGTCTCAAAAGATTTTCTAAAAAACACAAAGAATCTTGAGCCCATGTTAAACTACCAGAAGTCACCAGGTTTGATTCCGATTACCATTAAAACCGATAACCTGAACATCCGAACCGATGCCCGGCTGGCATTTCGTCAGGACGAAAATGGTGATTTTAAATTAGCTGTTCATGCGGTTCGCAACAATCCAGAGCTCGACCGTCCTTATTTTGGAGTCACTCTGACTGATGAGGATAAACAAAATCTGATGAAAACCGGTAATGCCGGTCGGATTATCCATCCGCAGTACAAAGAGGGAGAGCCCACCCCTGTATTTTTATCCATTGATAAACTCACTAACGAACTTGTTGCCGCACGGGCAGATAAAATAAAAATCCCTGATGAAATTAAAGGCGTTCAACTCGATGAAAACCAAAAGAAAGAACTGGCTGAAGGGCGCTCGATTTATGTGGGAGGAATGACAGCACGAAGCGGCAAAGAGTTTAATGCCCACCTGCAAATTGACGCCGATAAACGGGGCATTGGTTTCCGGTTTGATAACCAGCAAAAACAGGAGCAAAACCAAAACGAACAAAAACAGGTGCGTATTCCCAATTCTCTTTTGGGAAAGGAACTTACCGAAGACCAGCAACAGAAACTGGAAAAACGGGAAACCATCTATGTTGCCGGGATGAAAGACAAAAAAGGTGAGGAATTTAACGCTTACATAAAGGTCAACGACGAAAAAGGCAAGCTGGACTTTTACAAATGGAATCCTGATAAAGCTCAAACCAAAGGTGCAGAAGTGATACCCGATAACAAGAGCAAAACCCAGGTAGCGGTAAACTCAGAAGGAAAAACCAATGAGGCGACCAAAGATGTAAAGGAGCCGCTGAAAAAGGATCAGGTAAATCCGTCTGATCGTCAACAAACAACAAAACGAAACCGGGTCAAATCGCACTCGATGTAA